In Zingiber officinale cultivar Zhangliang chromosome 6A, Zo_v1.1, whole genome shotgun sequence, a single genomic region encodes these proteins:
- the LOC121995730 gene encoding UDP-glycosyltransferase 75C1-like, producing MELKRRQHYLVATFPFQGHINPALHLAKHLASVAPDAHVTFSTSLSAHRRMFPSSPDSHSDDLLTYAPYSDGFDDGDTGGVLGFNRYMVEFKASGSRTFSRLIADLAADGRPVSCILYTMLLPWAADVARDHGIPSFHYWIQPAAIFAIYYHYFHGYGALVDAHREDPSFVVTLPGLPPLQIRDLPSFLTAPADHPLKSVLRTLREGFAVLDWERNAPSLLRPRILVNTFDELEPRAIAAVPEVEILTIGPLIPSWSSSGGDMFKADDKGYGEWLDAKPERSVVYVSFGSLHRCSALELEKLAAGLEATGRPYLWVVRKDDREAAGLELEGPRGMVVEWCAQVRVLSHAAVGCFVTHCGWNSTLESLACGVPTVGVPRLSDQLPNAKMAKDEWGTGVTAEIGADGVVSAEELRRSVEAVMGEESGEGMRKRAREWKERARVAVSEGGSSDRNLRAFLGI from the coding sequence ATGGAGTTGAAGCGGCGGCAGCACTACTTGGTGGCAACCTTCCCCTTCCAGGGCCACATCAATCCCGCCCTCCACCTCGCCAAGCACCTTGCCAGCGTCGCCCCCGACGCCCACGTCACGTTCTCCACCTCGCTCTCCGCCCACCGCCGCATGTTCCCCTCCTCCCCTGACTCACACTCCGACGATCTCCTCACCTACGCCCCTTACTCCGACGGCTTCGACGACGGCGACACCGGCGGCGTCCTAGGATTCAACCGCTACATGGTCGAGTTCAAGGCCTCCGGCTCCCGCACCTTCTCCCGACTCATTGCCGACCTTGCCGCCGACGGACGCCCTGTTTCCTGCATCCTCTACACCATGCTCCTCCCATGGGCCGCCGATGTAGCCCGGGACCACGGCATACCCTCCTTCCACTACTGGATCCAGCCGGCCGCCATCTTTGCCATCTACTATCACTACTTCCACGGCTACGGCGCCCTTGTCGACGCCCACCGCGAGGACCCTAGCTTTGTTGTCACCCTCCCGGGCCTTCCTCCGCTTCAGATCCGCGACCTCCCCTCGTTCCTCACCGCGCCAGCTGACCACCCGCTTAAATCCGTCCTCAGGACGCTGCGCGAGGGTTTCGCGGTGCTGGACTGGGAGAGGAACGCGCCGTCTTTGTTACGGCCGAGGATCCTCGTCAACACGTTCGACGAGCTGGAGCCTAGGGCTATCGCGGCGGTGCCGGAGGTCGAGATTCTCACCATCGGACCGCTCATCCCCTCGTGGTCGTCTTCCGGCGGCGACATGTTCAAGGCGGACGATAAGGGGTACGGAGAGTGGCTGGACGCGAAGCCGGAGCGGTCGGTGGTGTACGTGTCCTTCGGGAGTTTGCATCGCTGCTCTGCGCTGGAGCTAGAGAAGCTGGCGGCGGGTCTGGAGGCTACTGGGCGGCCGTACCTGTGGGTAGTGCGGAAGGACGACCGGGAGGCTGCGGGGTTGGAGCTGGAGGGGCCGCGGGGAATGGTGGTGGAGTGGTGCGCGCAGGTGCGGGTGCTGTCGCACGCGGCGGTGGGGTGCTTCGTGACGCACTGCGGGTGGAACTCGACGCTGGAGAGCTTGGCTTGCGGAGTGCCGACCGTGGGCGTGCCGCGGCTGTCGGACCAGTTGCCGAACGCGAAGATGGCGAAAGATGAATGGGGGACAGGGGTCACGGCGGAGATCGGAGCCGACGGGGTGGTATCGGCCGAGGAGCTTAGGCGATCGGTGGAGGCGGTGATGGGGGAAGAGAGCGGCGAGGGGATGCGAAAGCGAGCGCGGGAGTGGAAGGAGAGAGCTAGGGTGGCAGTGAGCGAAGGAGGGTCGTCCGATCGAAATCTGAGGGCGTTTCTTGGTATCTAA